The genomic interval gctatgtcctttccagggcattggttaaagtaaagcttgggttggatgtatggagtatgcatcagaagggaccgatattgaacttgaattagatatgataatcttaccgtaatatctatcaAATTCAATattacctagttgatcctagatcaaatgatcttaatcttgacatggttaggttcgatctcaagagtattattcatgttctttgatttgttagttaagcctacttttttggtcagggtgacacgtacattttgggaacatggtagtgcaattgagtgggtgcgctaatcatagatatggaatctatagcttctgtctagacatagaagtgaaataatgatttcctttgagcttcgctaaacagagataaatggttgagtactcatttcagtgattatgatAGTTCactaaagtatcatttataggtggctaagtgttttaaggataaaatacattgaagggtgtaacggtaaattaatccctatacaatgtaaatcatctatagaggatcattgattattgggattataacaatggataactaatagcgtatctatatcgtggaacatatagggcattctatataactaagagtgcaattccaagttctatggtggatgcaatgaggaattaataagttagtgaatttacttggtaaattctagatctgcttattggaagctcagatatataggcccatggtccccatactagttgagacaatactacttctaagacttagttaattgattttaattaatcaattataattctataactagactatgtctagtttatgaattttcactaagctagggcttaattgtgaagaaaagagattttagggtttatttgttaattaagagactttattaagtctaattaatataaatattaaatgacaatattatttaataattaattttagttattaaataattagaactggcatttaagtggttaaattgaaaaaatggcatttttgagaaaataagatgaaaattttgaaaaatggcaaaattgcaaagtggggcccaatatcaatacatggccggccactccatagcaatttaccatttaattttttcattattttaatgccaaataaatctaacctaaccctaagtggtttcctataaataggtagtgatgacttcaaaggaaaagatgatgcaacaccttccttcagtaaaattttgAGCCTTCTTTCCTATACCAAAACTGAacctctctctctgtctctcatCCTctcttcaaatcaaaccctagagtgattagagtaagtgcccacaaacatcaagtggtactcaatcattgtgtgtaaggctgtgaagaatccaatttcaagagaaggagattcggactcagatcttggtgataccctgctacagaaaggatacaagggttagagatctgagcggaaggagacattatattccgctgcaaccactataAGGTTCCTGAAactttctatgtgtttatttcatatcgttttagaagttcatgtttaggatgtgttaaatgccaaaatattacatattttatagtgtaaaaatacaaaataaaattaactctttataatattttcaagaaattaatgcaatatattattatattgaaaatattttatttaagattaattttatctttgtttataaataataatagtatttatggcatatagagaaaaagaaataaaaagttaagaaaatgcattgtttttatttaaagaaatacaaattaattaaattttaaataaatattttcattaaaattattgtgatatattttatgttgaaaatattttgtttggatttaattttgtttgtgtttgattGAGAAAATAGCATTTGTGAAAGAgtggaaaagaaataaaaaggtGATAAAAATGAGGTTCAAAGtatagaaaaatagtatttttttgaaTGCAATTTAGCCCAACCAAAGAGGCCCAACAATCAGCCCAAACACCTCTCCAAGAGGTCCCCTCCGCCACATGTCACGCACACAAGCAGCAGAGCAGCCACGGGCCCCACACGCAAGGTTTTGTCTCCCACATTCTCTTCCTTTGTCCCTCACTCTCTTCTTCAGCAAGTGACGCACACTCACACATGAAAGCCAAGTGTGTGGCTCACTTCCAAGCCCGAGAGTTGCCTTCGTTCTTCACGCATGGACTACTTGCACCAGCAACCATTTTGTGGCATTTTTTACATACGACACGTGGCACCGACTCACAAAGATAATCAACCCGAGCCTTCCACGTGGCATAGTTACAGCCCACTTCGTCCAATCCAAGAACGACACGTGGCACTCCGAAATTAACTTTGTGAATttgcaaaaataccacatgcaatTTGTTATAAGTTTAATTGCACATTAGGCCTTTTACCCTTCTATAAACAGAAGCTTAGGTTTTTAGAATTCAGTGACAGTTTCAGTTTCAGACAGAAAAATCCAAAGAAAACGCTCAGAGCGCTCAGTGTTAGTTTACCGctttcttagttaattttcttatgggtttctaagttcccttattattaaggaggacgatgaaacctagtgtatttaattaagtatttatttttattttgattctcagtacaatatatgcttatgattttcgcttcttaaaataatttctttcatctttaatatcaagtatttttgatagttagaaattatttatgcttggttccatattttattaaaaataatattctttgattttttgtatttacattaaattgtttcacatttaatgcttagaagttataattttaaagcgaaggaaaatctattttttattagaaaataattggtttgattactgattaaattatgagaatcaatataaacataaatatttttatatacacttaagtggattctgaacccttaataatatcccaaaatatttctgaaaatatctgttactgtcatttttatcatttaaacactttattttattttgttaccaaaaacctcaccattttcggaactaggttagagttttattagcttagtttaaataagtattttctttgatttcacgcaattcccatgggttcgacctcgttcttcacaatctccatactacaataaagattcgtgcGCTTGCGAGTTGATAAGTGTAAAACGTACCATTCCGGtacacaacaagtttttgaggatgttaataacatacttgttagtaaatctagatcctggtaaaataattccaacaatcgCACCATCTAACAAGGGTAGTAGCTGGAGTTTGTTTCAATTCAGATAGAAAGGATTGACGCCAATTAACTTCAGTAACCACAGTTGCAAGGCCACGATACTCAGCCTCAGTCGAAGACCTGGAGATAGTTTGTTGCTTTTTAGATTGCCATCCAATTAGATTTCCACCTAAGAAAATGCAATAACCTATTGTTGATCGCCTATCATCAGGATTAGCTGCCCAAACGGCATCATAAAATTCTTCAATATCCATAGATGTTGGGCGTTTCAGATGTAAGCCATTGTCAAGTGTGTCAGCCAAGTATCTTAAGATGCGTTTGACAGCCACAGGATGATATTGCAATGGAGATTGCATAAATTGGCACACTTTGTTGACACTAAATGCTATATTTGGCCTAGTTATGGTAGCATATTGTAATGCACCAACCAAGGATTGATAGGCAGTGGCATCAGCTACAGGTTCACTTCCAAAACTAGATAATCGAAGCCCAGTGTTCACAGGAGAACTTTGTGTCTTGACCCCTTGCATTTCAGCTTTGCAGATGATATCTTGGATATACTTTTTCTTAGAAAGATATACGCCATTTTATGTAGAAACAACCTGAATACCAAGAAAGAAATCCATGACTCCAAGATCCCTTAAGGAAAATTTGGAACTGAGATCAGAGATTAGATTGGAAATGAGGTTGTGGTTGTTGCCAGTGATCAAAATATCATCTACATAGATGAGAATATAAATGATGCTGGTAGTGGTGAGTAGAGTAAACAAGGAGTGATCTGTTTTGGCAGGGGTAAAACCAAGTTGAACTAAAACATTAGACAATTTCTCAAACCAAGCTGGAGGAGCTTGTTTGAGTCCATAAATTACTTTGTGTAACTTGCACACTTTGGTTGGGTGATCTGGATCAATGAAACTAGGTGGCTGCACCATGTAAATGTCTTCATGTAGACCTCCATTGAGAAATGCATTGTTGACATCCAGTTGTCTAACATGTCCAACCTTTTAATAAGGTAATAGTGAGCATGACACGAATAGTCACTGGCTTGACTACAGGGCTGAAGGTTTCATGAAAGTCAAATCTAGCTTGTTGGTGATACCCCTTGACAACTAATCTGGCTTTTAGTCTACTAACTGATCCATTTGAGTTTTCTTTGATCCTAAAGACCCATTTGCAGCCTATTGGCTCTCTGTTGGGAGGAAGAGGCACCAGTGTGTAAGTCTTGTTCTTTTTGAGAGAAATATTTTCTTCAAACATAGTAGCCAGACATTTGGGATCATTGAGGGCTTTCTTGACTGATGTGGGAATAAGAGAAGCCATTAGCACTTTAGGTTTCTTAATTCTAGATTTGGCTCTTTTTGTCATAGGATGCTTGTTGACTACTGGTGTAGATTGATCAGGTGAGGCTGAAGTAGTATTTTGCATAATTAGTGGAGTAAAAAAGTTGGTAGAACTAGTAGCATCTATAGTGATAATCTGATCTGAAGCAGGCATAGGGGTAGGCATGGCTACTGGTACAGTACTAGCAACAACAACAGGTGTGACAGTGTTTTGTGGCTCAGTTTGGTGTTGTCTAATTGAATTACTAGATATGGCATTTGTTGAAGATGAAACTTCATGATCTGCAACATGTGGTGAGTTATCTACAAAAACCATATTAATAGGAGCAGAAGTAGTAGGTGAAGCAACATTCGAAACATTAGTAGGACTTGGGCTAGGTGAAGCAGGAGGAGGATGATTAGACTCTGGGGGAGGGAAAAGTTGGCTGAGTCTCCGACGAAGACTAAGAGCAGGGCCATGCTGCAGAGTGAGAGTGGTTGAGGGGCTTTGGGATGAGTTGTTATTTGCTTCAAGAGCAAATGGAAAGATTAATTCATCAAATAGAACATCCCTAGATAAATAGACTTTTCCATCCTTTGAGAGACACTTATACCCTTTATGAGCCAAACTCCAGCCTAGGCAAGTGCATGGTGTGATGTAAATTGGAGTTTAACCTTGTTGTAGGGCCTTACGTTGGGGTAGCACAGGCAGCCAAACACCTTTAAAGAAGTGTAGGCAGGTTTGACATGGAAGAGTATCTCAATGGGTGACATATTGTTTAGCTGAGGTAAGGGCATTCTATTAATTAGGAAAACTGCAGCACGATAAGCTTTATTCCAAGACTTTAATGGCATGCTAGCTTGAGCTAACAGAGTTAGGCCACTCTGAACTATGTGCCTATGTTTTCTCTCCACAACACCATTTTGTTCACGTGTGTGGGGACATGAGACTTTATGGACAATTCCAGATTGTTGGAGGAAGTGAGTGAATGCTTGATACTCACCTCCCCAATCTGATTGAATTTGCTTGATTGGTAGACCAAGTTGAAGTTCAACTTGGGTTTTTGAAGGTGATAAAGGTGGAAAGAGCCTCATTCTTAGTTCTTAACATGTAAATCCATGTATGTCTTGAGAAGGCATCAACAAAGCTAATATAGTATCGATATCCACACGAGGAATTGATGGGGGCAGGACCCCACAAATATGAATGTAAAAGTTGTAAAGGGGCAGTATAAACAGCAGTGGATTTAGGAAAGGGAAGTTTGTGATGCTTCCCAAGACAACAAGCAGAGCAAAGTTGATGAgaaaatttaatgtttttattgctTGTTTGGATATTACATGAGTTTAGCACTTGCTGAACTATTTTATGATGTGGGTGACCTAATCTTTTGTGCCACAAAGCAAAGGAGTTACAAGTAGATGACAGAGTACTCGAATTACATTGTGTTGACAGAGGACTCAAATTACATTATTTGACAGCAGTATTAGACTCGAAAGTAGTGTGTAAACATAATGATGGCTGCTTGCTTATGGAGAGAAGGTTGAGTTGGTTTGAATCAAACTTGTAAAGACCTTTGTCAAGCTTCCCAACAATTAAAGTCTTCAAAGTAACCTGGTCCTTAACAACACAATGAAAATGGTGAAATTCAAAAAAGACTCTATTATCTTGAGAAAATTGAGATACACTAAgcaaattttttgtaatttgtgGCACATGTAAAAGATTGTTCAAGGCAAGGGTGTGATCATAAAAAGGAGAGACAAAAGAAGATTGGCCAATGTTTTGAATGTGCAAACCTGTACCATTACCCATGTGGACTTGCTGGTCACCCATATAGCTGCTACTGGTGGAAAGATTCTGCTCATTTGGTGTGAGATGGTTGATAGAACCTGAATCGGGGTACCGGCTAGGATCATTGACAACATCAGGTGTGGCATAATAAGCTTGCATCTCTGCTATGTTGACATTAACATGTCCTgggaaattttgaaaagattcaGGTCCAGTGAAGGACTTGTCGAATCTCTAGAAGCACTGCTGAACAGTGTGTCCCAATTTATGACAAAGCTGGCATTGAGGTTTTTGACCCCAAATGGTGGAGATGCCACGACCACGAGAGACACCTCACCTGAAATTGCCAAATTGACCACGAGTGGAGGACCCTGTACCTCTAGAAACAAGCATAAATTAACTAGATTGAGAGGAATTAGATTGAGAGAAAGGGGGTGCATTACCTTTAAACATGTGATCCAAGAGGGGAAGGGTTTGGGGAAGTAGAGGATGTTCCTTTGCCTGTTTCAGCATTATTGTGAGCTAGAGATTAGCTTCGTTTTTGGCAATGTCGAGATCCTTAGCGGCTTTGTCAAGTTGAACATCCTGAGCCATTAAGAGTGCTTCGATTTCAACCACACTATAAGCATCTGTCCTCGTGTTGACAGATGTGATGAATACATTGTATTCAGCTGGTAAACCATTAAAGATAGCTTCAATGTGATCTTGAGGAGATGTTGAATGGACAATCGAAGTAAGAGTATCGATGATACTCTTTAGCTTGAGAAGATAATTAGGGAAGACTGCATTTTGGTGTTTTGAAGAAGAGTCTTGTACTGTCCAATCTTGGCTCGATTAAGGGAGGTGTAGTACTCACGCAGCTTGATCCAGATCTAGGTAGCAGAATTAGATCCAACCATCATGATGAGAACTTTCTTGGACATGGACGAAAGAAGCCAAGATACGAGTATGTTGTCTTGTTGTTCCCAATCCTCAAATTCAG from Cannabis sativa cultivar Pink pepper isolate KNU-18-1 chromosome 4, ASM2916894v1, whole genome shotgun sequence carries:
- the LOC115713569 gene encoding uncharacterized mitochondrial protein AtMg00810-like, encoding MQGVKTQSSPVNTGLRLSSFGSEPVADATAYQSLVGALQYATITRPNIAFSVNKVCQFMQSPLQYHPVAVKRILRYLADTLDNGLHLKRPTSMDIEEFYDAVWAANPDDRRSTIGYCIFLGGNLIGWQSKKQQTISRSSTEAEYRGLATVVTEVNWRQSFLSELKQTPATTLKDDQGDCAIGIGLFVHYKKLKDEEQS